The following proteins are encoded in a genomic region of Bubalus kerabau isolate K-KA32 ecotype Philippines breed swamp buffalo chromosome 13, PCC_UOA_SB_1v2, whole genome shotgun sequence:
- the EEF1A2 gene encoding elongation factor 1-alpha 2, protein MGKEKTHINIVVIGHVDSGKSTTTGHLIYKCGGIDKRTIEKFEKEAAEMGKGSFKYAWVLDKLKAERERGITIDISLWKFETTKYYITIIDAPGHRDFIKNMITGTSQADCAVLIVAAGVGEFEAGISKNGQTREHALLAYTLGVKQLIVGVNKMDSTEPAYSEKRYDEIVKEVSAYIKKIGYNPATVPFVPISGWHGDNMLEPSPNMPWFKGWKVERKEGNASGVSLLEALDTILPPTRPTDKPLRLPLQDVYKIGGIGTVPVGRVETGILRPGMVVTFAPVNITTEVKSVEMHHEALSEALPGDNVGFNVKNVSVKDIRRGNVCGDSKSDPPQEAAQFTSQVIILNHPGQISAGYSPVIDCHTAHIACKFAELKEKIDRRSGKKLEDNPKSLKSGDAAIVEMVPGKPMCVESFSQYPPLGRFAVRDMRQTVAVGVIKNVEKKSGGAGKVTKSAQKAQKAGK, encoded by the exons ATGGGCAAGGAGAAGACCCACATCAACATAGTGGTCATCGGCCACGTGGACTCAGGCAAGTCCACCACGACTGGCCACCTCATCTACAAATGCGGGGGCATCGACAAGAGGACCATCGAGAAGTTTGAGAAGGAGGCGGCTGAG ATGGGAAAGGGCTCCTTCAAGTATGCCTGGGTACTGGACAAGCTGAAGGCAGAGCGGGAACGCGGCATCACCATCGACATCTCCCTCTGGAAATTTGAGACCACCAAATACTACATCACCATCATCGACGCCCCAGGCCACCGCGACTTCATCAAGAACATGATCACAGGCACATCCCAG GCGGACTGTGCCGTGCTGATCGTGGCCGCAGGAGTGGGTGAGTTCGAGGCAGGCATCTCCAAGAATGGGCAGACCCGGGAACACGCGCTGCTGGCCTACACGCTGGGCGTGAAGCAGCTCATCGTGGGGGTGAACAAGATGGACTCCACGGAGCCCGCCTACAGCGAGAAGCGCTATGATGAAATTGTCAAGGAGGTCAGCGCCTACATCAAGAAGATCGGCTACAACCCGGCCACCGTGCCCTTCGTGCCCATCTCAGGCTGGCACGGCGACAACATGCTGGAGCCCTCACCCAAC ATGCCCTGGTTCAAGGGCTGGAaagtggagaggaaggaagggaatgcCAGTGGCGTGTCCCTCCTGGAGGCCCTGGACACCATCCTGCCCCCCACACGCCCCACAGACAAGCCCCTGCGTCTGCCACTGCAGGATGTGTACAAGATTGGCG GCATTGGCACCGTGCCCGTGGGCCGAGTGGAGACAGGGATCCTGCGGCCTGGCATGGTGGTGACCTTTGCGCCCGTGAACATCACCACGGAGGTGAAGTCAGTGGAGATGCACCACGAGGCTCTGAGTGAGGCCCTTCCTGGGGACAATGTTGGCTTCAACGTGAAGAACGTGTCAGTCAAGGACATCCGCCGGGGCAACGTGTGTGGGGACAGCAAGTCCGACCCACCCCAGGAAGCCGCCCAGTTCACGTCCCAG GTCATCATTCTGAACCACCCTGGGCAGATCAGCGCTGGCTACTCACCAGTCATTGACTGCCACACAGCCCACATCGCCTGCAAGTTTGCTGAGCTGAAGGAGAAGATTGACCGGCGCTCTGGCAAGAAGTTGGAGGACAACCCCAAGTCCCTGAAGTCCGGTGATGCAGCCATTGTGGAGATGGTCCCGGGGAAGCCTATGTGTGTGGAGAGCTTCTCCCAGTACCCACCTCTCG GCCGCTTCGCCGTGCGCGACATGCGGCAGACAGTGGCCGTGGGCGTCATCAAGAACGTGGAGAAGAAGAGCGGCGGCGCCGGCAAGGTCACCAAGTCGGCGCAGAAGGCACAGAAGGCGGGCAAGTGA